In Eremothecium gossypii ATCC 10895 chromosome V, complete sequence, the genomic stretch TGGTCACATGAGAAGATGTGGTGCGGAGCCAGAGCGATGATAGCGGGCGTGTTACGGGCAGGTATAGCACGGCGTGTGTGTGTGCGGTTACAGCACACCCTGAGCTACACGGGCAGAACTACGCTAGGGCAGGCGGAGATGGCCGCCTTTTATCCGTCGGTGTCCAGTGTACCCAGGCCCACGGCATCCATTGCAGAATTTAATAATCGATATGTGGGGAAACTTTCCAACGACGAACCAGAGCGCACGTACGTCATTAACGGTCAGATTCGGGGTATCCGCGTTGTTGGGCGATCTATGTGCTTTGTGgacctgcagcagcagggcTCAGCGCTGCAACTGATCGTCAACCACTCGCTGGTGAGGGCCCAGGTGGGTGACAAGGCGGCATTCCAGGACGCGATTGCGGGGCTCCGACCTGGTGACCATGTGCAGGCGACGGGGTTCCCCGGGCTGTCGAAGACGGAGCGGACGCTATCGCTCAAATGCCGGGAGGTGCCTAGGATGCTGGCTGCCGCACAGATAGCGATTCCGCAGCGCCTGACGGACCGGGTCAAGCGGCAGCAGAACAGGACGCTGGATTACCTTGTGAACGGGCTAAAGGTCTTGGAGTTTCGGCACAAGGCGCTGACGGCGCTGCGGGCGTACCTGAACCGTCGAGGTTTCCTCGAGGTGGAGACGCCGATGCTGTCTGCCAAATCGAGTGGCGCGAACGCCACGCCCTTTGTCACTCACCTGCGCGGGCAAGACAAACAGGCACTAGAGTTGCGCATCGCCCCGGAACTCTGGCTGAAGCGCCTCTGCGTtggcggcgcgcagcgTGTGTACGAGATCGGTAAGGTATTCCGCAACGAAGGCATCGACGCGACGCACAACCCGGAGTTTACCACCCTGGAGCTATACCAATGCTACGCGCCCCTGGATGAGCTGCTTGAGCTGGCGCAGGTACTCCTCAGAGATATTTGTGTCGCGGTGGACACACCGGTCTCGCGGCAACTGCTTGCCGAGATGGCGCAAAACGGAGGTGCTTTCCGCCGTGTGGAGTTTCTGCCGACCTTGAGCCGTGAAACGGGGGTTGATTGGGCTGCAGTCGACCTTGCAGATAGCACTGCCATCCGCGTCGCTCTTTCCGGCGCGGGCATTGACGTGCCGGAGTCCATTGTGTCGCCCCAGCAAATCCTCAACAAGCTATGCGCAGACTATATTGAGGACCGCTACTGTCAGTCTTTGCTGCCCACTGCTATCCTACATCATCCCGCCGTCATGTCGCCCTTGGCGAAGAGCGCGGGCCTCGTCGCCAACCGCTTCGAACTCTTCGTCTGCGGCCGGGAGCTTATCAACGCGTATGAGGAAGAGAATTGCCCTCAGGAGCAGTTAAAGAAGATGCAGCTCCAGCAGAGGCACAGAGAGCAGTTTCACGACCAGGAGTCGATGCAGATCGACCACCACTACATCGAGGCAATGAAGTACGGAATGCCACCAATCGGCGGCCTGGGCTTAGGCATCGATCGCCTCTGTATGTTACTTTTAGCCAAGGCTCGGATCGAAGAAGTGCTGCCATTCGGATGTCTAGACGACGTCAACCGCCAGTAGCTTGTCAACTTATTCACTGTATATATCGGACGCTTGCATAGATTTTCGGCCACGTGCCCAACATACGCGTACCTACTGCGATGCATATGTCGCGTTCGCGAAGCAGCCCCACGTCCCCAACGAGTTCTGCCCCAGGCATACTCGATGAGTGCAATTCCGACGCTCCCTGAGAACGTACACTCGCTTGATTCCGCGAGCTACTTCTCGCCTGTGCCCGAGCTCGTGAGCAATGCAGGAGAGGGCGATGCGGTGATTCTGGGCGTCGATGAGGCCGGCCGCGGCCCGGTCCTGGGCCCAATGGTGTACGCAGTGGCTTACTGCACAGTCTCCTACGAGGCCACAATCGTGCGGCAGCACGGCTTCGACGACTCCAAGAAACTGACTGACGCGGTCCGGCGCACGCTCTTCGGCAAGATCTGCGCAGCCGAGCTGGCGGGAATCGGGTTCGCGACCACAGGCCTCTCGCCCGCAGCCATCAGCAGCGGCATGCTGCGCTACCCCCCCACGAAGAACTACAATCTGAACGAGCAGGCCCACGATACCACCATTGCGCTGATCCAGGGCGTACTCGACGCCGGCGTCCGCGTCGAGCACGTCTACGTCGACACAGTGGGCCCGCCCCTTGCCTACCAGGCcaagctgcagcagcgcttCCCAGCCTGCAAGATCACAGTCGCGAAGAAGGCCGACTCGACCTTCCCGGTTGTCAGCGTCGCCAGTGTCGTCGCAAAGGTCACGCGCGATGTCTGGCTTCACGCCCTGCGCCCCACGCCAGACGATGTTCTCGGCTCCGGCTACCCGGGCGACCAGAAGACAGTAGCTTGGCTCCACCGCGAGTGCCGGCCGCTTTTCGGCTGGAGCCCGGAGCTCGTGCGTTTCTCCTGGCAGACCTGCCGAACCCTACTCGAGTCCGACAAGGCCATCCGCATCGAGTGGGAGGAGGACAGCCTCAAGAAGAAATCGTACgcctctgctgcagccgctgccCTACTCTCAGCTGGCAGGCCCCGCCACGATCCTTCTGCTGTCGTTTCGCTCGACGCCTGGTTCGGCCATTGACCTGCCCCTCACCTATTGTCCGAACCCGCCTTGCCTGAAAAATTCCGATGCCCCTCTTCCATGCCCAACAGCGCACGTCGGCCGGACGCTGGCGCTCTTGGAACAACTACAGCAAGATCATACACTATATACGCGTTGTCGCCATGGCTCGGCTAAGGAGGCCTTATGGGCGCCAGCCCACGCCTACTACGTAAAACTTTTTAACCTTCGACGTCGAAACTGTTGCAGATTTTTTCACCTCTCGAAAACGCAAGCCCATCTAAGTAGTATATAAAAACAGAAAGGGACGTAGGGCGATTTTGAACTCTCTTCGCCACACCCGTTGTATTTGTTAACCGACTTATTCCTACTTCTCGGAAGACCAAGCGTTCCAGCAGGGTCGACAGTATATCATTAGACTAGTGTTTATCGAAGTCCGAATGTTAGCGTTTACTAGAATTGCTCCCAAGGTGAGAACCCTTGCGTCGGTCGCGCGGATGCAGTTGCGCACTTATGCGTCGTATCCACCACACACTATCATCGGCATGCCAGCCCTTTCGCCCACCATGACGCAGGGCAACCTAGCGGTATGGACAAAGAAGGAGGGTGACAAGTTGAGCCCAGGTGAAGTGCTCGCCGAGGTGGAGACGGACAAGGCGCAGATGGACTTCGAGTTCCAAGAGGAGGGCTTCTTGGCGAAGATCTTGGTGCCAGAGGGGGCCAAGGATGTGCCAGTGAACAAGCCGATTGCGGTGTACGtcgaggaggagggcgaCGTGGCCGCGTTCAAGGACTTCAAGGTGGAGGAGTCTGCAGCTGAGTCGAAGGACGCTCCAGCGAAGGAGGAGGCTGCGCCTGCCAAggctgcgcctgctgctgctgcgcctgcaAAGGCGGCAAAGAAGAGCACCGGTAGCGCTGCTTCCGGCGGCCGCATCATGGCCTCTCCACTAGCCAAGACCATTGCGTTGGAGAAGGGTATTTCTCTGAAGGAGGTGACCGGCACCGGTCCTAACGGCCGCATCACCAAGGAGGACGTCGAGAAGTACTTGGCCAAGGCGCCAAAGAAGACCGAaagcgctgctgcgccagctgctgcaacGTACGAAGACGTTCCTATCAGCAACATGAGACGTGTCATCGGTTCGCGTTTGCTGCAGTCCTGCCAGAGCATTCCTTCGTATCCTATCTCGTCCGACATATCAGTGGCCAAGCTGCTAAAGTTGAGGCAGTCTTTGAATGCTGCTGGGAAGGACCAGTACAAGCTCTCCATCAATGATATCCTCATCAAGGCGATTGCCGGCGCTGCCAAGCGTGTGCCAGAGGCCAACGCCTACTGGTTGGAGGACCAAGGTGTGATCCGCCTGTTCAAGAACGTCGACGTCTCTGTGGCCGTCGCCACCCCTACCGGTCTAATCACCCCAATCGTGAAGAATGCCGAGTCCAAGGGCCTACGCTCTATCTCTGCGGAGATCAAGGAGTTGGGTAAGCGTGCGAAGGAGAACAAGCTTGCGCCACATGAGTTCCAGGGTGGTACCATTTGTATCTCGAACTTGGGCATGAACAACGCCGTCTCCTCCTTCGGCTCTATCATTAACCCTCCTCAGTCCACCATTCTATCCATTGGTACCTTGCGCAGAGTCCCTGTTGAGGACGCCGGTGCAGAGTACGGTTTTACCTTTGAGGACAGAATGAACATCACCGGTGTGTTCGACCACAGAACCATCGACGGTGCCAGAGCTGCGGACTTCATGCGTGAGTTGAAGAACATCATCGAGAACCCATTGGAATTGATGTTGTAATCTTCTTCATACTCCAGCTTCTGCTGCTAACCTCTCTACACCTTAATAGAGATCAGTCTATGTAATACGAGGAAGAGATGTATATACTATATTCTGTGAAAGGTAAAAGCATATTCACACTACTCCAGTTAGCTGCAGGGTCGCATTAGGACTTCATTTAAGCACAGCTGTTCTACTGCAATCGTAGCCGTTGCACTGTATCAGAATGAGCTTCCTATATAAAATTTTCACGACAAATGCCTGGGCCGACTTCTTACTGACAAGAAGCAGCAACCTCGCAACACAGCAGCTTCAAAGTACAGGTACTGTCTCGTTATGTCGTTCTTACCATCTTTCATACTATCCGATGAGTCCAAGGAACGCATCTCCAGGATCTTGGACTTGACACAGACAGTGGCACGTTACGGCTGGTTACCATTCATCCTTTACATGGGCTGGTCGCACACTGCCAACTCCCCCAACCTGCTAAACCTTCTCTCCCCACTCCCAAGTGTCTAATGTATTTGCAACGGTTCCCTCAGTATGTGCTTTTGTTCACATGATCCTCCTAGGGCAAGGCCGGGACGGAGGGAACGATAGCGCGAGGCTACCAGCCTCGGTCCTACCACGTCGAGTGTGCCGCAATTCTAGTGAGCTTGTATATACGTAATTTGAATAAATAAGCGTTCATTGTTACCTTATCCGCCTATGAGTTCGGGAACTACTGTTCGCTGCCTTTGTGAAAAGTAGCTGACAATAGCAGCGGTGATGCATCTTCCGAAACAGCCATAGGAGAGCAATGGGCCACGAGCTGACAAGCCTGCAGCGTGAAGTGATTTCCGGACTCACAGCAGGAACAATCACAACAATCGCTAGCCACCCGCTCGACCTGCTTAAACTGCGACTACAATTATCAGCGGGCAACAGGGCTAACACTACATATACAGGACTAATCAGAGACATATTTGAACGCCAGCAATGGGGACGAGAGCTATATCGTGGTTTAGGCGTTAACCTGCTTGGAAATTCAGTGGCATGGGCGCTTTACTTTGGCTGTTACCGATGCGCAAAGGACATTGCGCTTCGACACTTGGGCAATGAGTCTGCTACGGGTATCATGGACCGCCGCCTGCCAGCGCACGCATACATGCTTGCAGCTGGTAGCAGCGGGATTGCGACGGCAGTCCTTACAAACCCCATATGGGTCATTAAGACTCGCATAATGGCCACTTCTCGTGCTGGACCTTACAAGTCGACGTTTGACGGGGTTTATAAGTTATATCAAACTGAAGGTGTTCTGGCATTCTGGCGGGGTGTTGTTCCATCGCTACTCGGCGTCTCGCAAGGAGCTATCTACTTTGCGCTGTATGATACATTGAAATTCCATTACCTGCACTCTAGTACTGACAAGGCCGAGCGAAGGTTGTCGGTTTCCGAGATCATCGGCATAACATGTATCTCTAAAATGATTTCCGTCACATCGGTCTATCCATTTCAGCTGCTGAAATCTAAGCTGCAGGATTTTGGTGCACCATCCGGCATCACCCAACTTGTTCAGACTGTTTACAGTAGAGAGGGTATCAGAGGCTTCTACAGGGGCCTATCCGCTAATCTCCTGCGGGCAGTTCCTGCTACATGCATAACCTTTTTCGTGTACGAAAATATCAAATATCGTCTCTAAATTTGTGATTTGGTGCAGCGCGTAGCAAGTATACACTGACTGGATCTAAAAGATGATTAATTTGTCTTAAGCTTTACAAAAAAACACTTTATATATTGATTGATATTGGGCAAAAGATTCATGACCTTATGATGAAATTTAGTAACCGAGCTTGGCCAAATCCTCAGCGATCTCGGACTTAGCATCATATTTAGCCTtgacagcagcagccgtTTTGTTGAAGGCCCTCTTCTTGGAGTAGTACTCAGCAGATCTGACCTTTCTCTTCTCTTCCAACTTGGCAACAACGTTCTCGTACTTCCAGCCAACGGTGGAAGACAACTTACCCAAGGTGGTGAACTTTCTACCTGGCTTCAATCTCAAAACTCTCAAAGCCTGTGGAACAACAACTCTCTTCAACTTGTCGTATGGAGGTGGGACACCCTCGAAGACCTTTAATCTCTCCATAGCAGCCTTACCACGGGCAGTCTTGTGAGCAACCATACCTCTGACAGCCTTGTAGAAGATTCTGGATGGGGCTCTGAAGTGGAATGGACCTCTGGTCTTGTTGAAACGAGTGGCCTTTCTCAAGTAGTCATGGTACTTCAACTTGTTTCTGAATAGCTCACCAGAAACGTTCAAAGACTCGGCTCTGACAACAACAATCTGCTGACCGTTCAATAGCTGCTTGGCAACAGTGGAAGCCAAACGACCCAACAAGTGGCCCTTACCTGTATGACTTGTTAGTACTAGCTCACGAGCTATCGTTGCAGGTCCCATATCCAATATGAAGCGCGGTCGTTCCCCGGCTATCTCTGCTCAGTAAACCCTGATGCATCTATGGAATGCAGTTCTTCAGCATACGCTGCGCCTGATATTTGCCAACTCTCGCTAATGCATATGGCTTGGGACTCGGAACACTGGTTGTGCAATCTCTCTCAAAGGTACGTACCGTCAATGATAACTGGTTCAAAAGAAGACATCTCGCTTATTATTCGTACTCTACTAGTGACCACCTACTAGATGAATTAACACTACCTCTTAACCATCAATGCTTTTCATGAGTTTTTCCTGTGATGCTACTGCGGGATCTCACTGCCCGGTGCGGGAGTGTGCCCTGGGCAGACAGCTAGGCTGGTGTGCGTCCGCACTCCCGCCCACCCCGAGAGCACCTGCTAGGCTAGTTGCCGTGCGCAGCCTCACAGCCCAGCGCCTACGGCCCCCCTGCGGCTGAGCCCACGCGGCAGGCCACTTGCTACTTCGGTGTAAATAATGTACGGATGCAAATGTACGGATGCAAACAGTCACGGTTAATCTGTATAGAATTTTATTATGTAATCACCGAGCATATTACCAGAGCCATACCAGCTAGATCTGGGCTTTTTAATCGGGTGTGTAGAATTCGAGGCTTCCTTATAGAGAAGAGTGGATGCAGCTCGCGGGAATTCAGCGCGCGGAAGGAGTATATCAGTTTGTAGTGCACCAGACTCCTGTTCAGCTGCAAGTATGCGTAG encodes the following:
- the MSK1 gene encoding lysine--tRNA ligase MSK1 (Syntenic homolog of Saccharomyces cerevisiae YNL073W (MSK1)), with the protein product MWCGARAMIAGVLRAGIARRVCVRLQHTLSYTGRTTLGQAEMAAFYPSVSSVPRPTASIAEFNNRYVGKLSNDEPERTYVINGQIRGIRVVGRSMCFVDLQQQGSALQLIVNHSLVRAQVGDKAAFQDAIAGLRPGDHVQATGFPGLSKTERTLSLKCREVPRMLAAAQIAIPQRLTDRVKRQQNRTLDYLVNGLKVLEFRHKALTALRAYLNRRGFLEVETPMLSAKSSGANATPFVTHLRGQDKQALELRIAPELWLKRLCVGGAQRVYEIGKVFRNEGIDATHNPEFTTLELYQCYAPLDELLELAQVLLRDICVAVDTPVSRQLLAEMAQNGGAFRRVEFLPTLSRETGVDWAAVDLADSTAIRVALSGAGIDVPESIVSPQQILNKLCADYIEDRYCQSLLPTAILHHPAVMSPLAKSAGLVANRFELFVCGRELINAYEEENCPQEQLKKMQLQQRHREQFHDQESMQIDHHYIEAMKYGMPPIGGLGLGIDRLCMLLLAKARIEEVLPFGCLDDVNRQ
- a CDS encoding 60S ribosomal protein uL13 (Syntenic homolog of Saccharomyces cerevisiae YIL133C (RPL16A) and YNL069C (RPL16B); 1-intron); the protein is MSSFEPVIIDGKGHLLGRLASTVAKQLLNGQQIVVVRAESLNVSGELFRNKLKYHDYLRKATRFNKTRGPFHFRAPSRIFYKAVRGMVAHKTARGKAAMERLKVFEGVPPPYDKLKRVVVPQALRVLRLKPGRKFTTLGKLSSTVGWKYENVVAKLEEKRKVRSAEYYSKKRAFNKTAAAVKAKYDAKSEIAEDLAKLGY
- the TOM7 gene encoding Tom7p (Syntenic homolog of Saccharomyces cerevisiae YNL070W (TOM7)) — its product is MSFLPSFILSDESKERISRILDLTQTVARYGWLPFILYMGWSHTANSPNLLNLLSPLPSV
- the FLX1 gene encoding flavin adenine dinucleotide transporter FLX1 (Syntenic homolog of Saccharomyces cerevisiae YIL134W (FLX1)); its protein translation is MGHELTSLQREVISGLTAGTITTIASHPLDLLKLRLQLSAGNRANTTYTGLIRDIFERQQWGRELYRGLGVNLLGNSVAWALYFGCYRCAKDIALRHLGNESATGIMDRRLPAHAYMLAAGSSGIATAVLTNPIWVIKTRIMATSRAGPYKSTFDGVYKLYQTEGVLAFWRGVVPSLLGVSQGAIYFALYDTLKFHYLHSSTDKAERRLSVSEIIGITCISKMISVTSVYPFQLLKSKLQDFGAPSGITQLVQTVYSREGIRGFYRGLSANLLRAVPATCITFFVYENIKYRL
- the RNH201 gene encoding ribonuclease H2 catalytic subunit RNH201 (Syntenic homolog of Saccharomyces cerevisiae YNL072W (RNH201)), whose product is MSAIPTLPENVHSLDSASYFSPVPELVSNAGEGDAVILGVDEAGRGPVLGPMVYAVAYCTVSYEATIVRQHGFDDSKKLTDAVRRTLFGKICAAELAGIGFATTGLSPAAISSGMLRYPPTKNYNLNEQAHDTTIALIQGVLDAGVRVEHVYVDTVGPPLAYQAKLQQRFPACKITVAKKADSTFPVVSVASVVAKVTRDVWLHALRPTPDDVLGSGYPGDQKTVAWLHRECRPLFGWSPELVRFSWQTCRTLLESDKAIRIEWEEDSLKKKSYASAAAAALLSAGRPRHDPSAVVSLDAWFGH
- the LAT1 gene encoding dihydrolipoyllysine-residue acetyltransferase (Syntenic homolog of Saccharomyces cerevisiae YNL071W (LAT1)), with the protein product MLAFTRIAPKVRTLASVARMQLRTYASYPPHTIIGMPALSPTMTQGNLAVWTKKEGDKLSPGEVLAEVETDKAQMDFEFQEEGFLAKILVPEGAKDVPVNKPIAVYVEEEGDVAAFKDFKVEESAAESKDAPAKEEAAPAKAAPAAAAPAKAAKKSTGSAASGGRIMASPLAKTIALEKGISLKEVTGTGPNGRITKEDVEKYLAKAPKKTESAAAPAAATYEDVPISNMRRVIGSRLLQSCQSIPSYPISSDISVAKLLKLRQSLNAAGKDQYKLSINDILIKAIAGAAKRVPEANAYWLEDQGVIRLFKNVDVSVAVATPTGLITPIVKNAESKGLRSISAEIKELGKRAKENKLAPHEFQGGTICISNLGMNNAVSSFGSIINPPQSTILSIGTLRRVPVEDAGAEYGFTFEDRMNITGVFDHRTIDGARAADFMRELKNIIENPLELML